In the Stakelama saccharophila genome, CCGCGCTGCAGCCGGACGGCGTGATCCTGACGCCGCCGCATTCGCAGAACCGGCAGATCGTCGACCTGCTCGACGAGCACAACATCACGATCGCGCGCATCGGATCGCTGACGGGCGGACCGGGCCTGCGCCTGACGATGGACGACGAACGTGCGGCGCGGCTGGCGACGGAACACCTTCTGGCGCTCGGCCACACCCGCGTCGGCTTCATTGCCGGCTCGCCCGAATACGAACTGAGCGCGTGGCGCGTCGACGGGTGGCGGACGGCGATGGCGGCGGCAGGTCTCGATCTCGAGGGGTTGCTGGCCGAAAGCGATTTCAGCCTCGCATCGGGCGAACGGGCGGCGGTGCGGCTGCTGGACGGCGACGCGCCGGCGACGGCCATCATCGCCAGCAACGACCAGACCGCGCTCGGCCTGCTGAACGTCGTGCGGTCGCGCGGTCTCGACGTGCCGGACGATCTGTCGGTCATCAGTTTCGACGACACGCCGGTCGTCCGCTTCGGCTATCCGCCGCTCACCGCGATCGAGCAACCGATCGCGAATGTCACCGCACGCGCCGTCGAACTCATCATCGCGGCGCGGGCGGGCGAGAAGCCCCCGGCATCGCCGCAAGTGGTGCCGGCAGGCCTGGTCGTGCGCGAATCGACGGCCGCGCCGAAGCGCCGTCGCTGACGCAGCCGAACAATCACGGAAAGCGAGCTGATCCGGAAATCCAGAGGTGGGTTCGGTCGACTTTGAACGCGTGCCGGGCCTTGTGCTCCCGTGAAGGCGGGAGCCCAGCCTGTGTCCCCGCCACCGGGTCTCGTCAAAATACTCCTTTGATGGGTGCCCTTCGCGAACACACAAGATTCCGAACCTTTCCGAAAGTTCGGGCTGATCGTGTGCAAAGCCGATAGCATTCGCCTCAAGGACGGCCTCCGTTTCCGTCGGCCGTTTCGATCAGCCGATATTCCGACAGGATGCGGCAATTCTCGTGGACGCCATCGGCCCCGTGCGCAACGCAGCACGTTCGGCCGCGGCGTTGCCGTGCCGCCATATCAGTACGTCAACGATGCCGCTTTGTGCACGCTCGTCTTTCCGTCGGGGCCGGTCACGGCATAGGTAAAGCCGGGCATCAGCGAAAAGGCGCCGACCCCGCCGTTGCGGCGCGATGGCGATCGCCGTGGCGCTCACCAACACCGGACGGGTGCCGACGCTCAATGCCAAGCTGACGCTGGTCAACGCGGTGAACAAGCGCATTCTGGCCCGCGCGCGGTATTTGCGCCG is a window encoding:
- a CDS encoding LacI family DNA-binding transcriptional regulator, which produces MARRKQAVTIKHVAADAGVSLQTVSRVINKEPNVRPAMRERVQASIEKLGYVPSIAAQRMSGSRSYLIMALNDRERTIADWEKREGTDWVDQMMFGGMLTCAEHGYRLIVELIDTHSDHIERELLAAIAALQPDGVILTPPHSQNRQIVDLLDEHNITIARIGSLTGGPGLRLTMDDERAARLATEHLLALGHTRVGFIAGSPEYELSAWRVDGWRTAMAAAGLDLEGLLAESDFSLASGERAAVRLLDGDAPATAIIASNDQTALGLLNVVRSRGLDVPDDLSVISFDDTPVVRFGYPPLTAIEQPIANVTARAVELIIAARAGEKPPASPQVVPAGLVVRESTAAPKRRR